The region GGACGTCGAGGCCGTGATGCGCGTCAAGCCGGATGACCGGCTCGAGATCTTCGGCACCCTCGCCGTGCGTCACCGCGGCAAGCCCACGGCGCTCGTCGCGCTGGGGCCGCTGCTCGGCCTCAATGGCGGCAACCGCTTCGACAAGCCTCCGGCCGTCGTCGTCCGTCACGGCGAGGACCACGCGGCGCTCGTCGTCGACGGCTTCGTGGACGAGCGCGAGGTGGCGGTGAAGCCGTGCGGCGGCGAGTTCCTCAAGGGCGCGCCCTTCATCGCGGGCACCGCCGCGCTGGAGGACGGCCGCATCGCCGTGCTGCTGCACGTCCCGGACATCATGACGGAGGTGCGCCGCATGGCGCGGCCCGTCACCCAGGCTCCGGCCGCCAAGCGGCTCCGGGTCTTGCTGGTGGACGACTCGCCCATCGCCCGCGCCACCGAGGGCGCGCTCGTCAAGGCGCTGGGGCACATGGTGGAGGAGGCGCAGGACGGCGAGGAGGCCTACGGCAAGGTGCAGAACAACACCTACGACCTCATCCTCACCGACGTGCAGATGCCGAAGATGGACGGCTTCTCGCTCGCGCGCAGGCTGAAGTCGACTCCCGCCGTGGCACGCATCCCCGTCATCATCCTGTCGTCGCTCGCCTCGCCCGAGGACAAGCGGCGCGGCCTGGACGCGGGCGCGGATGCGTACCTCGTCAAGGGAGAGCTGGGCGTGGAAGTGCTCGCGCAGGCCATCGATCGGCTGACCTGAGGAGCGACGTTTGGGCGGACCGGTCGCGGCGGTGATGGCGTTCAGGGTGCTCATGGTGGGCAAGGGGCTGCGCGCGCTCGCGGCCCGGGGCCTGTTCGACGGCGAGTCGCTCGTGCCGGTGGGGCCCGCCGAGGTCGACTTCCCCGGCGCGCTCGTCGCCGTGCAGCGCCACTTCCCGGATGTGGCGCTGGTGGACCTCACCGGCCTGGATGCGCTGGAGGCCATCGAGCAGGTGATGGCGGGGCGGCCCGTGCCCGTGCTGGCGCTCCACCCCGGGGCCCTCACCGGACAAGAGGCCTTCCAGGCCATGGCCCTGGGCGCGCTGGACGTCATGGAGCGCCCGGCGAATCCCGGCCCGGAGTTCTGGGCCCACGTGTCGCGCAAGCTGGTGATGCTGGCCCAGGTGAAGGCCGTCCGGCAGACCCAGACGCGCCCCTCGGCGAAGCTGCCCAAGGAGGAACTGCCCGCGCCGCCCTATCCCCTGGTGGCGATTGCGGCCTCCCTGGGGGGGCCCAAGGCGGTCGCACAGGTACTGCGGAAGATTCCACGAGACTTTCCCGCGCCCATCGCCTACTGCCAGCACATCAGCGAGGGCTTCACGGAGGGCCTCGCGCATTGGCTGACGATGGAGACGGCGCTGGGTGTGACGGAGGCGGAGCACGGCATGGTGATGGTGCCCGGGACGGTGTACATCGCCCCGTCGGGCAGTCACCTGTTGGTGCGACCGGAGGGCAGGTTGGAGTTGGACTCGGGGCCCGCGCTCCGCGGATTCCGGCCCTCGTGTGACATGTTGCTCACTTCGGCCGGGGAGTCCTTCGGCTCGCGCTGCGTCGGAGTCATCCTGACGGGAATGGGGCGGGACGGGGCTCGGGGGATGAAGGAGATCAGGGACAGGGGAGGGCGGACCATCGCCCAGGACGAGGGCACGTCCACGGTGTGGGGCATGCCTCGCGAGGCGGTGTTGCTCGGGGCGGCGCAGGAAGTGCTGCCGCTGGAGCGCATCGGCCCCACGTTGGTGCAGTGGGTGGAAGCGTGCTGAACGTGAGCAACAAAGTGCTTCAGCAGCTCGCGGCGCTCCTCCTGGAGCGCGTGGGGCTGAAGATCACCCCGGACGGGTTCCACAGCTTGCGGCTGGCGCTGTCCACCCGCATGCCCGTGCTCGGCATCGAGGAGCCGGAGCGCTACCTCCAGCGCCTGACGGGCGTGGGGGGCGAGGAGGAGCTGCGCTCGCTGCTGCCCCTGGTGACGGTGGGGCACACGGAGTTCTTCCGCGACGCCAAGCAGTTCCGCGCGCTGGAGAAGAGCGTGCTGCCGGACCTGCTCGCCCGCGCGCGTCGGGAGATGCGCAAGGTGTCCATCTGGTCCGCCGGCTGCGCCACGGGTGAAGAGCCCTACAGCATGGCCATGGTGCTGGCGGAGCTGGGCGCGCTGTCCGTGGAGGTGGACCTGTGGGCCACGGACCTGAACCTGGCCGCGGTGGAGGCCGCGCGTCAGGGGCGC is a window of Myxococcus guangdongensis DNA encoding:
- a CDS encoding chemotaxis protein CheB, with the translated sequence MAFRVLMVGKGLRALAARGLFDGESLVPVGPAEVDFPGALVAVQRHFPDVALVDLTGLDALEAIEQVMAGRPVPVLALHPGALTGQEAFQAMALGALDVMERPANPGPEFWAHVSRKLVMLAQVKAVRQTQTRPSAKLPKEELPAPPYPLVAIAASLGGPKAVAQVLRKIPRDFPAPIAYCQHISEGFTEGLAHWLTMETALGVTEAEHGMVMVPGTVYIAPSGSHLLVRPEGRLELDSGPALRGFRPSCDMLLTSAGESFGSRCVGVILTGMGRDGARGMKEIRDRGGRTIAQDEGTSTVWGMPREAVLLGAAQEVLPLERIGPTLVQWVEAC